In Leishmania major strain Friedlin complete genome, chromosome 19, the following proteins share a genomic window:
- the ATG8B.7 gene encoding putative ATG8/AUT7/APG8/PAZ2, giving the protein MSAYHSSNPVEARRAECARLQAKYPGHVAVVVEAAEKAGSKVHFLALPRDATVAELEAAVRQALGTSAKKVTLAIEGSTPAVTATVGDIADACKRDDGFLYVSVRTEQAMGAFASPCFSVA; this is encoded by the coding sequence ATGTCCGCCTATCACAGCAGCAACCCTGTCGAggcccgccgcgccgagtgcgcgcgcctgcaggcCAAGTACCCCGGCCACGTCGCCGTGGTTGTCGAGGCGGCCGAAAAGGCCGGCAGCAAGGTGCACttcctcgcgctgccgcgcgacgccaccgtcgccgagctcgaggcggccgtgcgcCAGGCGCtcggcaccagcgccaagAAGGTGACGCTCGCCATCGAGGGCTCCACCCCGGCGGTGACCGCCACGGTCGGCGACATCGCCGACGCCTGCAAGCGGGACGACGGCTTCCTGTACgtgagcgtgcgcaccgaGCAGGCCATGGGCGCCTTTGCGAGTCCGTGCTTCTCCGTCGCTTAG
- the ATG8B.8 gene encoding putative ATG8/AUT7/APG8/PAZ2 — MSAYHSSNPVEARRAECARLQAKYPGHVAVVVEAAEKAGSKVHFLALPRDATVAELEAAVRQALGTSAKKVTLAIEGSTPAVTATVGDIADACKRDDGFLYVSVRTEQAMGGIAGLCFASDSGGI; from the coding sequence ATGTCCGCCTATCACAGCAGCAACCCTGTCGAggcccgccgcgccgagtgcgcgcgcctgcaggcCAAGTACCCCGGCCACGTCGCCGTGGTTGTCGAGGCGGCCGAAAAGGCCGGCAGCAAGGTGCACttcctcgcgctgccgcgcgacgccaccgtcgccgagctcgaggcggccgtgcgcCAGGCGCtcggcaccagcgccaagAAGGTGACGCTCGCCATCGAGGGCTCCACCCCGGCGGTGACCGCCACGGTCGGCGACATCGCCGACGCCTGCAAGCGGGACGACGGCTTCCTGTACgtgagcgtgcgcaccgaGCAGGCCATGGGCGGCATCGCCGGTCTCTGCTTCGCCAGCGACTCCGGCGGTATCTAG